A region of Scytonema millei VB511283 DNA encodes the following proteins:
- a CDS encoding sensor histidine kinase has product MAFHQILASEKLFDRVAKRLDPRQSLRARLGLTICSIALVMAVIASITVSATASDRVKTDAGIALEQLAYQVSDKLDRGMFERYREIQNLTELDLLSNPNSPLSQKRSLLDRLQSTYPTYSWIGLADATGKVLVSTGKLLENLSVAQRPWFQNARTQAAVGDVHEAILLAKLLPNPANEPLRFIDISAPVTDSAGKYTGVLGAHLSWTWAKEIRDSLLEPLQNRSQVEVFIFSASGKVLLAPIELQERIPSLPNLQTLQRQGNGYTLETWSDGDLYLTGFARSTGYRNYPGLGWTIVVRQQADLALAPVRALQRQIFTQDLTLGILFAIAGWFIMRRLTYPLLAIATAADRLRQGNTNTDLPLMTSSDEIGRLSRSLKHLIRTLFEQQQQLNISNEQLQIQLTKRQRAAAEIQQLNATLEQKVSDRTAQLQEINRELEAFAYSVSHDLRAPLRTIRGFARALQEDYGDRLDDLGKEYLESITADAAQMDRLIAELLAYSQLTRTKITLQPVALMTTIASARKQLETDLQEKQAEITVTTPLPTVLAHSQTLTQAVANLLSNALKFIKPESRPQVEIKYQLIQYHQQQWARLWIIDNGIGIAPSDRERIFRIFERLHGIETYPGTGIGLAIVRKSIERMGGCVGVESQLGQGSRFWIELPLFEGAGSRE; this is encoded by the coding sequence ATGGCATTTCATCAAATTTTGGCTTCAGAAAAATTGTTCGATCGCGTAGCTAAGCGCCTCGATCCGCGTCAAAGCTTGAGGGCGCGGCTGGGCCTAACAATATGTAGTATTGCGTTAGTCATGGCAGTCATCGCGAGTATTACGGTCAGTGCTACGGCGAGCGATCGCGTCAAAACTGACGCTGGCATTGCATTAGAGCAGTTAGCATACCAAGTATCTGACAAACTCGATCGCGGCATGTTCGAGCGATATCGCGAGATCCAAAACCTGACCGAGCTAGATTTACTCAGCAATCCCAACTCTCCTTTATCCCAAAAGCGATCGCTGCTCGACAGGTTACAAAGCACTTATCCCACTTATAGCTGGATTGGTTTGGCAGATGCCACAGGTAAGGTTCTCGTCAGTACGGGTAAGCTGTTAGAAAATCTCAGCGTTGCTCAACGACCTTGGTTTCAAAACGCCCGCACTCAAGCAGCGGTTGGCGACGTTCACGAAGCTATACTCTTAGCCAAGCTGCTGCCAAATCCAGCCAACGAACCCCTACGATTTATCGACATCTCGGCTCCCGTGACTGACTCGGCGGGTAAGTATACAGGCGTGCTAGGCGCTCATCTCAGTTGGACGTGGGCAAAAGAAATTCGGGACTCTTTACTGGAACCGCTACAAAATCGATCGCAGGTGGAAGTTTTCATCTTCAGTGCCTCTGGCAAAGTGCTACTTGCGCCCATCGAACTGCAAGAACGAATTCCTTCACTACCTAATCTACAAACATTGCAGCGGCAAGGCAACGGCTACACGCTCGAAACATGGTCGGACGGCGATCTCTATCTCACGGGTTTTGCCCGTAGTACGGGATATCGAAATTACCCCGGACTCGGTTGGACAATCGTGGTGCGGCAACAAGCCGATCTCGCACTTGCACCCGTGCGGGCTTTACAACGCCAGATTTTTACTCAAGATCTGACATTAGGGATATTATTTGCCATTGCTGGATGGTTTATCATGCGTCGCCTCACCTATCCCTTACTCGCGATCGCGACGGCGGCGGATCGTCTGCGTCAAGGGAACACAAATACAGACCTACCTTTAATGACCAGCAGCGATGAAATCGGGCGACTATCTCGCTCGTTAAAGCATCTCATCCGCACTTTATTCGAGCAACAGCAACAACTCAATATTAGTAACGAACAATTGCAAATTCAGTTAACCAAACGCCAACGCGCCGCCGCCGAAATCCAGCAACTCAATGCCACCTTAGAACAAAAAGTGAGCGATCGCACGGCACAACTTCAAGAGATTAATCGAGAATTAGAAGCTTTTGCTTATTCAGTTTCCCACGATTTACGCGCACCACTAAGGACGATCCGAGGATTTGCCCGAGCATTGCAAGAAGACTATGGCGATCGCCTTGATGACTTGGGTAAAGAATACCTTGAATCAATTACCGCAGACGCAGCGCAGATGGATCGACTGATTGCCGAGTTACTAGCCTACAGCCAGCTGACGCGCACGAAAATTACCTTACAACCCGTCGCATTGATGACAACGATTGCATCTGCCCGCAAACAATTAGAAACAGACTTGCAGGAAAAGCAGGCAGAAATTACAGTCACAACACCTCTCCCGACCGTTTTAGCACATAGCCAGACCTTAACCCAAGCGGTCGCCAATTTGCTCAGTAATGCCCTCAAGTTTATCAAACCAGAAAGCCGCCCGCAGGTTGAAATAAAATACCAGCTCATCCAATACCACCAACAGCAGTGGGCGCGTCTGTGGATTATCGATAACGGCATCGGTATTGCACCGAGCGATCGCGAACGGATCTTCCGCATTTTCGAGCGCCTGCACGGAATTGAAACTTATCCAGGTACGGGCATCGGCTTAGCGATCGTGCGTAAAAGCATCGAACGCATGGGCGGCTGCGTCGGCGTAGAATCGCAACTAGGGCAAGGAAGCCGCTTTTGGATTGAATTACCTCTTTTTGAGGGAGCAGGGAGCAGGGAGTAG